The Capsicum annuum cultivar UCD-10X-F1 chromosome 1, UCD10Xv1.1, whole genome shotgun sequence sequence AACGACAACTCATCACACTTTAGAGCTGGTAAATGTcgacacattataaaaattattcGTATAGTCATATGTGTCTAATCAAATAGAGTGAGACATAAGTGTATGTGTTGAATCAAAGAGAGTGAGACATAAGTGTTGATGGAACAAGTCTTTCGCCCCTATGTTACACatttgataaattgtgaatcactacttatatttgttactaaaatgacctctaattctttattttttaagtattatgttataaaaaaattaaaatataaagttaaataatttcAGGCATAATTCGTAAGATATTGCAATAACGACAATTCAACTTACCTTAAACCTGATAAACGTTGAcacttatagaaatcatgcatataGTTCATATCTGTCGAACAAAAGAGAATGAGATATAAGTGTCAATCATGAAAGTCTTTCACCCCTCATATTACTccaatttgataaattgtgaattattacttatatttgtaaCTAAAATGACCTctagtgatttattttttatattattacgcttaagtaaaattaatatatatatattctaaatagttttcaaacataatttgtaaaatattgcGACAACAACTATTCAACACACTTTACACCTGGTAATATGATAAGTCGAACCACTAGTTTAATAACAAAATTATCATTACAGATTATTGATTTCAGTTCTATTTTGAGCAGTCGTAGCTAGAATCAAGGATGTTATGTTCAAACTTAGAAAATGCGAATGAAAGTACTGATTGTCTTTTACTGTCACAAATAAAATTCTTGCTATGAAAGAATAAGCATTGACTGAGATCGCACTGAAAGATTGAGATCTCtacctaattatttttttcttaacttgaAAAGGTGTAAAATTCTACTAACTGAAATTAAGAATTTCTACCTAAGTAAATGTATTTGAAAACGTATTTACATAAATTTAAACAGAAATGAACAAATGATGATtatgttttcaaattatgaaattatactGAAATTAACAAATAATGAGGACGTATGAAAATGTATTTACCTAACTGAAATTCTTAATAATTATTAAACAATTCCTATACTTAAACAAACCAGTAATCGATGTATTTGAAAACGTATGAACGTATTTGGCTAAGGGAAATTGGCAATTAAAATAATGCTTATGAAACGAACACTTTCCAATGAATATGAAAATTAACTATAATTAAGCTCATCAACAATAATCAATGTATTGAAAATAGGATAGAAGAACATattcaatttttaatataaaaggataaaaatatctcaaaaaattgATTTATAGTGTGAATAgaactttttattattatggccaaatttttatggccaacatgatttttccttaaaaagattaacaaaaatacTATAAGGTACAGTTCTTTTTCATATCAATACAATGCAAAGTAGAGTTTAATATCTTAGTTAAAATTTATGTATAGTTTGATTTCCAATAATTGAAAAATGATAAGTATTATAAAATCAAGGGAGCACAAAACGTTATAAATATCatacaaaattaattatatgaaaactGGTTTTCGTCTCCTAGGAATTCCAACCCACAAATTAAAGTTCAATTCAAGTAGGTCAAAAACATCACTGGGGAGCTCAAATCTGCACataataactttaaattttaaccatGACTTCAAAATGACATCTTCGATATCAAATCGTCAAAAAATTCAATAAGTCACAATTTTCAAGCTTTTAAAACTTCTAAACATTaaggttttcaatttttttttaccttgaTGTATCACCCAACAatgtttaaattaattataataaatattaaatatcacTTTTAATCAAATTCCAAGcataaaaagatgaaaatcataATAACAGCTAAAAAAATTATTGCATTTTCACTAAGTATTTCAAATGACTTACAAGCTAAACTCAATAGGATTTAAGATTTGAAAATATAGACATTAATTTTGATTGTAAACTTACGCCAAGTTATACATATAAAAATCTTTATCTTTAAGGAAGGGTTAGTCCCATATACTTTATCTTTTCTGGAGAATCCTTATACCTAAATACATATTTATgagataataattattattaaatttttctgAGCTAGgcaatcttcaattttttttttttttaaaggtgaTTGTTTAaattaatctataatctataatctattaaaagggtGAACACTcttagaaaagttatttgaatttgttgtccttcattaaaagtttatgCTTTAGACAAAATGTCTTTTTAcgttttttcctcatttttttaattttatttgtgatattgaatcctaaaatatatgagatttGGACTTTAACAAATATAGTAAGTACTTTCTAAAATTAGGAATCCTAAAATTTAGGATAAGTAGTAGTAGttcttttttttgggttttcaacaAGTAGTAGTACATTGAAATCTTTAAAAATACGTTTTACTTTTAATAACTTTATGAGAAACAAAGAGttaattttggtaaaaaaatatttttccctgTGTACATGAAAAAGAAGTTCTAAATTGTTAgagccaaaaaagaaaaagaaaaaaactgtaACAAAGTCCCATACAATGACAACTATGCGGATTTATGTAGTTTTAAGAATCACTTAGAGTTAGATTTCTTTcactaaattaattaatataactTATGATAATTTTCTCTTTGTTTATGTTTAAGATCATTCTTTCAAAACTATCGTAGGGGAAAAATAGGTTTGCATTCAGTGTTGTTTTGccaattaaaattttgataacttttatgattgaagaaataattttgcTTCTAATTTGaggtaactttttaaaatttttaatttattcttgaagtctacaaaaataaataatcatatattcTTTATAGACAATTGTTGATTGAGAATGTATCTTTGAAATTTTTGCTTATAATGTCTTGAATTTGCATTTTGTTGCAAAAATTAATTAGTCATTCtgattcataataattaattttaagatctttcatctcttttaatcaatttcaataaatatattacattatataaaaattctGTTAATTAGGATAGAAATTTGTATTTGGGCTGAAATTTAGATAGTTTTAGTGATTTGGCTAAATAAGTCCACAATAATTAAatgattgaagagataaatttagttgtaatttgaggtaagtttttttgaAGTTTTAGTATGTTCTTAAAATTTACAATACACATTTACAGTTTTGTACAAATTATTAGGATATGTATTTCATCACTACTTGTACTTTTGATATAATTTTCAATTGTCAATGCCAAGTTGATTATGAATTAGGGGCTAGATAATATTTCTTAGTCATCATGATTATTGAGGCTAAGATTTTAAATATGGTGTGTTTTTTCTTCTGTTGCTCATTCACATTGTCATACTTGCATCTGGCCTCGACAAAGAGGATGAATATGCAAATTAATGTTTAAATTTTCAATGACTATGAATAATCAATAACTCTTTGTtcgtttttattattacatcAGCACATTCTTTACATATCCGATTGATGTATAAAATTTggccttttaaaattttaaaatcttctccattttgtAGGCACATAGTATTTTTTTTCGACGCTGCACATTATGCtgcttttctttcaaattatcaTTTGAATTCAACAACAAAGGTGACACTTAAGCACAAACATTACAACCTGTCACCTCGGGAAATACACATAACACATTCTTTCATATCGTAAAATGTTGCATTTAATATAGTTAGGTAGGGGCGGATCCAAGATTTTCAGTGAGGGAGTTCAGTAGTATATATACGGactaatcgaagggggttcagcctctattatttatacataaaaaaaattttaccatgtaaaaatagtataattttcagCTGAACCCTCTGAAATACATGTACATCCACCACTGCGACTAGGGTATGCATATATTACAATGGTTACTTGCTCTTGTTGTATGCGCTCTTCTTTTATTCATCGATACTGAAGAGTCATTCATTAATAAATAAAAGTCATTCATTAATAAATGTTTTCTCCGTTGCTAACGTACTTTAGGTTCTAATCATTCTTAATATACCATCCGCTCCCTACTTTCTAAGCAAATAATACTTTACAATGAGTAAATAATCATGTCTATTAAACAAATTGTTGGGTTTTTATTCCCATTGACATgatctataaatatgagaattgAAGCTATGATGCATAGGATTCAGTTGTCCActtgtaaattatttattgaaaatgttTCTGATGATATCTTTTGCTCTTTAAATCAGGTTGGAGTTAAGACATCCACTGCACAAATGTTGCCCCCAAACCTATAACTGCGCACTTGTAAAATATTTAGCGAAGATATATCCCATCGTGCGGATTCAAGATTCATTATTGATCTCTTCGAGTAACTAATATTACTAGGAATGCAGTGACTACACCACTAGGTATGAATAAATGCATTTTATATCACTGCTAACAAGCGTGTAATATGTTTGACAATATCATTGAACTTTTCAGTGTTGAGATAAATTTAGTAGTCATTTCTATGTCGAGGGCAACATTTGACTCTAACTGTGCAGTCAGCACACCATGCCTTATATGTTTATATTAATGGACGCCTTCAGGTGCAATTGCTCTCCTTTGTTTTTTGGTTGAAGTTGCTCTCCTTTAGTTGATTTATGATAGCATTTTAATGTTGAGAAACATCAAATGCTGAATTCTTTCTACAAGTTGCAAGGTCTCTTTTTACGACTGTCACTCGGGAGATCAATGATGACATGTGAGAGGAATGACTAATAGATTTTAGGTTGAAATAAACATTAGTAGCAACACTGAATTGGCTTAGTTAAGAAATTATAGCAGCATTTAACACTTTCAAATTAATTAGTAACTTAACCTTTTATGAAAGAAATTTCtacaattttatcttattttgattttgattcaagTCGTTTTTTTACATATACATTATCATCatcgtttttgtttttttttaattcttttaggtAACATcttcaaaaattatatatgagTTATACATAATTAACAATTGACAATAGATTCTTCCTTTTCGATAATTTATCGTGTTTTTTTTTCCAGTTGAAAATTTTACTCAAAAATTGATCGAACGAACATTTTGCCGCCAAATGAAGTAGCCATTGAATTTTCTGAAGATTTTATTTAATGGGCTGATATCAGAATATTTGCTTAGGAAATTATGTTCAACAAGAaggttttccacataaaaaattcttatattttgtgtttgttgtttttgcaTATCATGaatgaatctttttctctttcGTTATCGTTCCGCAAAACTTTATATAATTCGATGCTTTTATTTTAATGTTAACAATATGTTTCAGTCTGTGTGTTGTGTTATACGTAGCACGAAtatattaacaaaataaatagGTCTTTAATCTACACTAAGAAGATCAGTAAAGATTTATTGTATATACTTAGTGAAATAGATACATTACGAAAAATTTATTTGCTTTTAAAAgttagcttaaaaaatgaaatttgtgtATGCAGTTCACATTTTTTGTCTTaatgtacaatatatatatatgtatatatatatatttttttttttttgagagggGCGGAGGGATTATATTATAGGTTACCTATATTATACTAACAAAAGTCTCCAGGTTATGGcagtcttatattataggttacCTATATTATACTAACAAAAGTCTACAGGTTATGGCAGTCTTAGAGTACAATTCTGTTAtacttcaaaattatgtataaatatgtttattatatttttcttatttgaactATGTAGAATGTCACATAATTTAATAAATGAATATTTAACTATTagacaaataaatattttcttttaatattaaaTACACGTGCAACACATGTATTCTAAACTAGTAATATTAATTATGTGAAGAAATCAAGTCCAATAACAACACGTAAAGAAAACTGACAATTGGTGACATTTGCTATTTATTGGTTTTCCCCAAGAATAAATGAAAGATATGGAAAGCTAGACAATCATTCACCAGGATAGCATTCTTAATTATGGTCTACTTTTCGTCCTTTTTTTGGTCGAAagagtaaaatataatatattcgCAGTAACATTTTCTGTGTTAATAATGGACATACTTTGTCTTATTATGTAGTACAATCAATTTTATTGAGCTGCGGTGTcaataatttgatatatataaccaCAGTGGGAGAAAATTTAGAGATCAACAAGTAGAGGAAATGGCCTCAGCTGCATTGAAAGTTCTATCAAGAGCTTCCAGGAAACTCATCAAACCATCTTCTCCAACCCCTTTAACTCAAAAATGGCACAAATTTTCTCTCATTGAACAAGCCCAAACACACTCTTATGCACCCCTTGGACATTTCTACTCCAAAAGTCAATTAGGTGAACTTTCTAATCAACCTACcaaaatatcaaaacttcttgaaaacTCCCTCTCCAAAAATTTAGCTTCTTACTATCCATATGCAGGAACCATGAAAGATAACGCCACCATCGATTGCAATGACAAGGGTGTTGAGTTCTTGAATGTCCATATTGATGCACCAATGTCTGAAGTTCTCAATCACCAAGATTGTCATGTCAAAGATTTAATCTTTCCTCCTGGTGTGGCTTGGGAGAATGATTCTGACTATGGTTTGGCTGTGATTCAATTAACACATTTCGATTGTGGAGGAATTGCAATAAGTACATGTTTTTCACATAAGATTGGAGATGCATGTAATGCTTTGCAATTTTCAATTGATTGGGCAACATTAACTCGTGATCCAAATGCAAAAACAACTCCACCTTATTATATAAGTGACACTATTTTTCCATCACCCCCAAGTGGTCCTCTGGATTCCCCTGTAGTTCCATCAATATTAGATGGATGTACACAAAAAAGATTTGTTTTTTTCTCATCAAAAGTGAGTGCACTTAGGTCCTTTGTTTCTGGTGAATCACAAGTGAAAAATCCTACAACCACTGAAATCCTTAGTGCACTTGTTTTCAAATGTGTTGCTAAAGCAGTGACAACGAACTCGGGCTCCTTTGTTCCTTCTAAGTTAATCCAGTATGCAGATTTACGAGAAATGATTTCACCAAAGTTACCACCTAACTCTGTTGGAAATGTTCTCTCTCACTTTTCTACACATATTTCTAATGAGGCAGACATGAACTTACCACAAATAGTTAGTCTCATGAGGAACGAAAAACAACTATTTAGGATCAGAGATAATATCAAAGAAAATGCATGGGCATTGGAAATTCTTGAATTAGCTAAAGGCTTGCCACCCCAGAAAAAGGAATTTGATGAGTACACTTGTAGCAGTTTATGTAAATTTCCGTTCTATGATGTGGATTTTGGTTGGGGCAAACCAATGGCTGCGACCGTAGCTACTGGACCGTACAATAAATTGTTCAATTTGATGAACTACAGAGACGATGGCATTGAAGCCTTTGTCATGTTGGATGAACAAGACATGTCAGTATTCGAGCGTGATGAAGAGTTTCTTGAATTTGCTTCTCCATATGCAAATTATTTTTAGAAGTTAAGCTAAGATTTATGTTGTAGATTGTGGGTGTTCATGAATAAAGTGTGTGATACACaggtcttaataattgagtggagatggcaattaatttattatggattaagaaagttgagtaaatttgagaatagcccagaagttcttaaatttacactttgattcaaatgttaacCTAATATAATggaaaaaagagggaaaaaaaggcgtgtttctctctcttcccatccattgttgttttctctctcttagcgattttgttgttcattgttgctgctgctttattcatcactttttgcttcattatcattagggatgtgcaaaaatcgaaccgactgATAAACAAcaccaataaaaatgttattgatttattgttattgggttaacggtttgGTAAtggatttatgaaaaaaattattgtgttattggttcgattcgattttttcttattgggttattgggtaaaccgataacccaataagaatatatatatatatatatatatatgacttactatatatttctcttaatttctctttaatttctatcaattaacaaacctattatttcaattatacaaactcttaatttctcctaacaacatttagttcaaacttgattcttgtaaattaaaacacattatgtagaATTTTTGGTTGaaactaagattcaatttttttttttcattttagttactactatttctattttatgagtatttttttatcggTTAAACCAAAAATTGAACCGTTAAGaactaaaaaccgataaaccaaaaaccgataaaaaatatcttattggtttagcatatttaaaaattgaaaatcgataaaccgaatcgATAATACATAAAAACGTATCGAACCGAccaatgcacacccctaattatcatcatcttctacttcattatcatcttcatcttcttcttgttgaccattattgttgttgttgtttttaccgctactgttgctatttgaccaatttcttaggtcaaattttatttcgtacatcactttccactttcgtattacttcataggagatttggtaagtcaaattatgatttttagttgaatttgtcatctatGTAACTGCTATTGTTCTGTTTTTTCCAACAATGAATAGAAcctgatcatgaatccaacataagaaccatctgtttaaacatataaattatctgttgcaacaaaaggGACATCTGTTTTAACGAAAGACTGctatgttggatttatgtttatggttctataagccgtaacatgaatcgaaaagattggtcatctgttgtaacatatgacccatctgttgcaacaaattagttatctgatgcaacatgataaatatctgttgcaacagattagtaacttATTGCAATAGAATCTGAACTCGTTTCCAACAGacatgttatctgttgcaacagagtaaatatctattgtaacagattattaacttatttattacaacaaattattaacatattgcaacagaacctgaacttgattccaacagacgataaatatttattgcaatatattgataacctgttgcgatagaacctgacctcgattCCAACAGATCATTGTCTGTtaaacaggtaagtcatctgtcgcaacaggttaattatttgttgcaacatgtcactcatctattggaatcaacttcaaaggtgatttagtactgtaacatctatcccGACAGtcatttcatctgttgcaacaaatatataatttgttgcaacatatgattcacttgttacaacagatgactcatatgttaaAATCAGCTTCAgtagcgtaacatgaatcccaatagataagtaatctattgcgactcatcacttacctattgcaacagattacacatctattgggattcatttacgacactatgaaatcactattaatttttttaacaaatgactttatttaggtaccactaatggagggatcaataacaataggggtggattgtcatggccAATAGATCGAGAAGAgaaatcgatatgtatggcattggaaggagggtgaaatgatagagatgatagctatgataGTCTAAAGTAATATtgtgtatgatgattttgtgaacttaatcattagctattgtggactgaattatcaaccggaagaactcgtcatcagctacatgcacagctcctttgaaaatcagagggtactgcctttcaagataatcgatcaggttcggttgaatgcttatcttagtgattcatccagacCGTGTTAAGgatgtacgtggttgaaaagatgagagagaatgagaaccagaacgtagaaaaacaacaataacaagacaactttgatgataggttggataatctagacatgaatattctaaATGATGATAAAAAACCTatgcccgttgatgcgaccagtTCGGCGGGCAGTTCTTCTCGATCGACATAGCCTGGCAATCTTCAAGATGACGGGACCGACTTTTTCAAagaaatgtcattcaaggacaagaataaaCTATCTatcactttgtttatttcttgcttgaaaaaagatttcagaataaagaaggtgattaaatTGAGCAGTGTCTTTAGCTACAAACGTGCTAATCTGAattgcaagtggtggttgagagcgg is a genomic window containing:
- the LOC107861362 gene encoding acyltransferase Pun1 codes for the protein MASAALKVLSRASRKLIKPSSPTPLTQKWHKFSLIEQAQTHSYAPLGHFYSKSQLGELSNQPTKISKLLENSLSKNLASYYPYAGTMKDNATIDCNDKGVEFLNVHIDAPMSEVLNHQDCHVKDLIFPPGVAWENDSDYGLAVIQLTHFDCGGIAISTCFSHKIGDACNALQFSIDWATLTRDPNAKTTPPYYISDTIFPSPPSGPLDSPVVPSILDGCTQKRFVFFSSKVSALRSFVSGESQVKNPTTTEILSALVFKCVAKAVTTNSGSFVPSKLIQYADLREMISPKLPPNSVGNVLSHFSTHISNEADMNLPQIVSLMRNEKQLFRIRDNIKENAWALEILELAKGLPPQKKEFDEYTCSSLCKFPFYDVDFGWGKPMAATVATGPYNKLFNLMNYRDDGIEAFVMLDEQDMSVFERDEEFLEFASPYANYF